The DNA segment AAGACTTAAAGACTCACACAACACACACGAAGAGTAACCGTCTACTCTTCTGCCAAGAGATATTCATCGATATCTTTTGAAATTTCAACAGCAAGCTGGAGGATAGTTTCAGGGTGACCAGCGTCTACGATTATTTTCTCGTACTCCATGTGCCATTTCACAACACTACCAGGCTCTCCAAGTTTAGGGATCACTTGGATTGTGGACACAAAACTCTTGAAATCTTTCATCATATCACCTTCTATAACCCTGAACTTGATCAGGTTCTTCTCGGGATCCACTGCCTCGACCCTCTTCTTGGTCATTGCTGCCTCTCCATCTGCACCAATTGTTAAACTTTTGCTTAtatagggggggggggggggggggggggggggtggggggtgggggggggggcaTACTCTGTTCGATTTTTCAATTAAGATTTGATATCTGTTTCTGTTCTAACCAGCTTTTGTTACTTAAACGgaaattgtatatttaaaaaacagTTCAGATTTCGGTTTAAATTCAatggttaaaaatatataatgtacaTATAACTTACCATGAACGTAGTTCCAGATGACCACTGAACCGAGTTTGCCCCAGTCGCCTTCTAGCAACTCACAACTCTTGATCTTGCCTGGAGTTGCTTTAAGCCATTCGCCTTGTCTTCCTGCGAACATGTCATGGAACTTTCCAGCAGAAGCTTTGATCTCCACATCTGCCTCAAGCTTTCCCACCAAACTAGTCGCTTCCGCCATGATTTTTGCTTACTTTAGGAAAATGTTAGGATTTTTGGAGAGAAGTGAGTTATCTTTTGATTTCTTTAGCCTCTATTTGTAGAGGAATGAGTGAGCAAGTGTCCAAAAATTGAACGATATTTTGTTCATCAAATATAAGTTTTGATTGGTGACATGAGTTACATTTGATTAAATTTGAGTTAGAGCAGCTCCAACACAAGGTTAAAGAGAGtctctaaaaattaaaaataaaaagtaaaaaaaataaagtaaaagaattttttttttaaaacgaatcGGTTCTAAAATTGGACTCAAAATATGTATAACCAAGATAGAAACAGAGTTACAAAATGGTTATACATTATTCTATTTGatactagggtcggtccgccctacgggcgggatattagttaatttgatattcactaaatgttcgagttgaaatttgttttaagattcaagaatttggttatctgtgttgtcttacttattagtatgcggtggtataattgtttttcgattattcttgctttggtattgtatcaaattaactaattgtccaactcataattatagatgtacaaatgtggatttgtgataaagtttgatgacaatactgtttttttttaattcttattcatagtggagtgtgcatgtgtcaTAAAGAGGcctataacaacttttatgtttttatgtatggattttaaatatatattattttgtataatgcatatttgctctacaacatttgcttgtagactaaaaaaattgttttctatatttttaaaagagaaaatatttattctagaatataacatggacatatatattgactatatatagaagttaggtgttattttaaaatgacatatgtatagagattttttcaaccattacttcactggcacaaaacatttataactgtaaataccttcttttaaaagcaaaactaataaaagcgtgtacaacaaatgtattttgatatatattatatgcatcaagttataaaggttgaaaacattgcaaaactgtttggagcaaagtttttaacttcacgatcttcatcttgacgtcagttcagtgtcggccctgaccacaagcagaagaagcatggaCTTCCAGCtgacacgataataagtattttcgcggttacatatttataaaaagtgactttagcctagtggttctaagagaaattaccagtgCTAGAGGTGTTGGGTTCAATTACCCTTAactgcattcatttattttgaccctaaatataaaatgggaAACGTGTCACTCCCAGAACGCACgaattgatgacgtggcttcacgggagagaggcgaacatttttttatatatatagatattttttttaaagaataatgtttttaatcgGTGGAACCAAAATAtccatatataattttttttttcatttttagtgtGTAATTATTGTTTAGccataaaagtttaatttttagaatCAGTTTATTAATGATGAAGACTAACAATTAatctataaaaacatttaaaatatatttaaattgttttgttaGAATAACCTATATTTAAATCCTCATTTTGAGAGTCATCCGCCATCAAAATAAAATTGGAGAATGATAACATATTTCAAAGCTGTAGCAAAATTAAATATAGGAATACTGAACAGCTATTGTAGAAGGACATATCATAACTCGAATTATGAATCGTAAACAATTTGTGACAAAATAAAAACGTGTTATTGTTACGTTAAAAACGGCATTCATTTATTGCTATCGTATTGGAATATTAGTAGCGTCAAAGAAAACCGCTATCGTAGAGAGGGGACCTATGATGGCTGCCGATGACATAGCAGATGAGAAAACGTTATGAAACCCCTATAATAGCGTTAATCATGAGCTAAGAATgtacatatttcttgtagtgtttggtgagttggaaaacaaaaaacataacaaaatcgATATCATGATAATTTTTGTGGCCCCATGGTGATCATGGGCTGTCATAATAATTGACATGCAACGTTTTTCTAATGTTTATCCTGAAAAATATCTTCTGCGAAGAAACTACAATTTCAGGATGTCTTCtttggttaaaatatttttttactcaGAATTTTCTGGACCTATGGAAAAggttaaactaatttaaaatcaGATATACAGTCTACGGATGGATTCTCTTTGTGGATATTCAAATAGATCTTAGACAATAGACCATATCTACATAGCTACATTATAGAATGTAGTGGGATAATTTCGAATCAAAATTGCTTATCAACCCAAACCATGCGTACCCTTCAACCACCATCATTTGATTTAGTTAAGATAGTCTACAAGAAAATAGAAGAAAGATAACCTCGTAAAAACAGAATAAACTTATTATCATTATCTCTTAACTGTGGTTTTTATTTTCGACTAAAAGAcggttcttagattttaactaagaaaagttaaaaaccgttttttaaataagaaatataaaaaacgtttcttagccaaaaaaaatgtaaaaaaaatgttaaatcatgagttaagaaccccaAATAAGAGACCGGACTTAATCATTCTCATAGAGCATAATTAATGGGGGGTCTTAGGgtggagttcttagcggaatataagaaaccgtctcttaaatatcttatttaaatgcccgttcttagtttttttagttaaaacttaaaagtcaAGATATAATTTCTTATATTACACTAAGAATTTCACCATGAGAACCCTCCATTAATCATACTGTTAGAGACATGTATCATTttgaaacttaataaaataatactaatatAGGTATTattcatatttgattttttttttggaactcgtttcatatttgatttaaaatcataattttctaAATAGACTTTTTAGTTTCTATTTCCAAAAAAGCGTACAAAAATCAAAGTGACCAAAACAAGttttactaaaaatttaaatgataattttatctttatccataatgttaattaattatttaatagatgtataaaatagaattaataaatattaaaatattaaaattcaaaaatactttttgatttattcttaattttgttctaaattttttttttcaaaacaatttttctttaCAAATGTTTAGAAAAAATTTCATGAACGTGTATGATATCtttatgaatttgtttttttctcgaATTCAGAATCGCATTcataaatgtgtaaataaatttcttaaatttgaattgtattttatatttaggaATTTTTTCCTATATCATCCTCATGAATTTGGTTTATatgcatattttaaaaaatattactccAATACACAAAATATCATCCTCATGAATTGTGGAACTCTGCCTATTCGCTATTTGGGAATGCCAATGACTACTAAATCTCTCACCAGCCACGACTATGAGCCTCTAATAACAAAATTCGAAGAAGAATGCTATGCTGGTCCAACAAATCTTTGTCCTTTGCAGGAAGAGTTCAGCTTATCCAGTGAGTCATCTCTAGCACAGTTAATTTTTGGAGCTCAGCTTCCATTTTGCCAGCAAAGTGTCTTAACACTATTGAGAGTATGTGCAGTGCATTCCTCTGACCAGATTCTCCTACTCAAAATCATAAGGCGAAAGTTAGATGGGAGGATTTATGTTATCCGAAAGATGAAGAAGGTCTAAGAGTGAGAAAGCTCAGAGAATCCGCCAGAGCCTTCGCCTTGAAGCTCATATGGCGCATGTTTACTTAGCATTCATCTTTGTCGGTCACCTGGGTAAGATATTCTGTTAAAGTACAACTCCTTTTGGGATGTGAGGGACGAGTCAAAGGGATTTTGGATATGGagaaaattactaaaacttAGAGATGTGGCGTACCACTTCCTCAAGATTGAAGTAAATGATGGCAAGAACTGTCACTTTTGGTTTGATGATTGGTCGGGGCAGGGTCGATTGATAGACATTACAGGAGCTGATGGTACTATTTTCCTTGGTGTGCAGAGGCATGCTAAGGTCTGTGATGCAGTAACAATGGATGGATGGAGTATAAGAGGACAACGAAGCAGGCGATTTCATGTTCTATATAACAGTATTATGGTGATTGAAGTCCCTCGTCCGAAG comes from the Brassica napus cultivar Da-Ae chromosome A7, Da-Ae, whole genome shotgun sequence genome and includes:
- the LOC125576334 gene encoding MLP-like protein 31, with product MAEATSLVGKLEADVEIKASAGKFHDMFAGRQGEWLKATPGKIKSCELLEGDWGKLGSVVIWNYVHDGEAAMTKKRVEAVDPEKNLIKFRVIEGDMMKDFKSFVSTIQVIPKLGEPGSVVKWHMEYEKIIVDAGHPETILQLAVEISKDIDEYLLAEE